CCGGCCCAATGCCCATCACTGGACTCCCTGCATCTGGCTCAGGCTGCTCCCGGGGAGAAcctgggggctgggagcggggcagAGGTGAGCAGGCAAGGGAGGCTGTCAGAGGAACAGCTTCTGAGAGGCAGCAGGGTCAGTCTCTTGCGGGACAAGGAAGCCGGGGAGCCATGAAGGGTCAAGAAGTAGGGAGAAGGCCAGTGGGGCCAGGTGTCccagaatgggggtggggaggagggttggggtgaGCCTCACCTCCTGGGCAGGAGCTTTTGTGCCCTGATGACTCATCGcttcctctttctccatttcAGAAGTTCCGATGGAGCCAGTGTCCCCCTTGGCTTCCTCCCTCACTGGTGCCGAGGTGCTGCTGTTCATCCAGTGATGATTCTGTGCCAGCCCATTGTCCATCCAGGGATGTCCCTGTGCCAGCCCACTCTCCAACTGGGGATGCTCCTGTGTTGAACCATTGTCCATACAGGGATGCCCCTGTGCCAGGTCACTGTTCATCCGGGGATGCCCTTGTGCTGAACCACTATCCATCCAAGGATGCCCCTGTTTCAGGTCACTGTCCATCTGGGGATGCCTCTGTGCCAACCCATTATTCACCTGAGGATGtctctgtgctgggtcactggccaTCCAGGGATATCCCTGTGCCAGGATGTTATCTAGCACTGGCTCCCCTTGGTCACCTACAAGGCCAATCTCACCCTTTGTCACATTATCCCCTTCTGCCCTGAACCCCTGCACCCCATTCTGCCCTGTTCCACCCCTCATGACCTTGTTTCCTGTGGCCTGGGGCCTCATGGTCCCCTCTGGGACATGGCCTCCCCCAGGGCTGgagggcaggacggggactgGGGGTGGCAGCAGGGGGCTGAAGCCCCCAGCAGCACTTCCAGGGCTCCCCTCTGGCCcaagccctcctgccctccctaggGGCAGATGCCTGAAATCGTCAATGTCCCAACCTAATCTGGTGAGGGCTGGGGTCCTTTCAGATACCCccattgtcccccatggggccccaCTACCTTGCTCCTGATCACTCTGGAGACTCCTGTCCTCCTGCACCTCTGGCTCCTCCAGGACAGCATCCAGCTGGGgccatggggggaggagggagcctcgTATGAGGGGGCCTAGTACCTCCTCCCCATAAGAGCCTGGCGcttcagcctctccctcttcttcctcccagatGGCTAgaagttgctgctgctgctgctgctgctgcagaaggTGAGTTTCCAACATTTGCTGAAGCCCAGGGTCCAGCCACGTCAGGGGAGGGCGACCCCTACCCCGGAGGCCCGGACTCGGGCGGGCCTGCCAGACCGCCTCCCGGaccccccgccggccccagccccctgcctgccC
This window of the Ornithorhynchus anatinus isolate Pmale09 chromosome 6, mOrnAna1.pri.v4, whole genome shotgun sequence genome carries:
- the LOC103169807 gene encoding collagen alpha-1(VII) chain-like isoform X2, translated to MLETHLLQQQQQQQQLLAIWEEEEGEAEAPGSYGEEVLGPLIRGSLLPPWPQLDAVLEEPEVQEDRSLQSDQEQGSGAPWGTMGVSERTPALTRLGWDIDDFRHLPLGRAGGLGPEGSPGSAAGGFSPLLPPPVPVLPSSPGGGHVPEGTMRPQATGNKVMRGGTGQNGVQGFRAEGDNVTKGEIGLVGDQGEPVLDNILAQGYPWMASDPAQRHPQVNNGLAQRHPQMDSDLKQGHPWMDSGSAQGHPRMNSDLAQGHPCMDNGSTQEHPQLESGLAQGHPWMDNGLAQNHHWMNSSTSAPVREEAKGDTGSIGTSEMEKEEAMSHQGTKAPAQEVGHNWTEEEQNRGCLPAELGGLEAGTPKEAGSPEEEERSPKEQTSREDKADPGSRRLPEWGPLQPLEEIADAAAAAKGLALEEESLLSPRPGSTTAQTPGRERGQEQRREPGSPRTLPPLLLPRSLSLPESFAYGGRQEPGAEVEPWLQALMGESGSIRREGRALVQQLQELRRELRTLSRPRKALLSDILEQGLIAATGILLFWWLTEQLG
- the LOC103169807 gene encoding collagen alpha-1(VII) chain-like isoform X1 translates to MLETHLLQQQQQQQQLLAIWEEEEGEAEAPGSYGEEVLGPLIRGSLLPPWPQLDAVLEEPEVQEDRSLQSDQEQGSGAPWGTMGVSERTPALTRLGWDIDDFRHLPLGRAGGLGPEGSPGSAAGGFSPLLPPPVPVLPSSPGGGHVPEGTMRPQATGNKVMRGGTGQNGVQGFRAEGDNVTKGEIGLVGDQGEPVLDNILAQGYPWMASDPAQRHPQVNNGLAQRHPQMDSDLKQGHPWMDSGSAQGHPRMNSDLAQGHPCMDNGSTQEHPQLESGLAQGHPWMDNGLAQNHHWMNSSTSAPVREEAKGDTGSIGTSEMEKEEAMSHQGTKAPAQEVGHNWTEEEQNRGCLPAELGGLEAGTPKEAGSPEEEERSPKEQTSREDKADPGSRRLPEWGPLQPLEEIADAAAAAKGLALEEESLLSSPRPGSTTAQTPGRERGQEQRREPGSPRTLPPLLLPRSLSLPESFAYGGRQEPGAEVEPWLQALMGESGSIRREGRALVQQLQELRRELRTLSRPRKALLSDILEQGLIAATGILLFWWLTEQLG